In Exiguobacterium sp. 9-2, the genomic window GGAACACCAGAAGAGACGTTATGCAACGTCTTACTCGAAGTCTTGCCGTATGCACCTGAGCATCAGCTTGAGATGCAGGTCTGGTTCCAATTCATGATGTCTGCATATGCGTCTCAATCAACAGAGAATCCAGACGACATTTACCACATGTGTCTGGTATTACTGACACGGATTCCGGACGGTACGTTCCGAGCAGATATAGACATCGAGCTTGAGAGCGAACGTCTCGCAGCACTCGTTGATGGATTAGCCTTTCATGCGTTGTTTCGACCAGAACGTCTCCCGAAAGAACGATTACGTCATGTCCTTGTCCATCACTTGAATGCCCTATTCGTCCGCCCTTTAGCGATCGACGACAAATAACCCGAAGTTCCTTCATCTGCATGAGGGAATTTCGGGTTATTCATTGTTTCGCTTCTACGAGGATCAACGATAAGGAGCGGATTAAAAAGAACGTCAGAAATGCTGCCCAGACTCCCTGATTGTCAAAACTTGATGTCGACAGCAGCACAATCGCAAAACCGATCCCTGCTTGAATCATCGAGTTCCGGACTGGAGTTGCCTCGACACGACCAGCAAAAATTCCTTCGTAAATCATCGCCCACCCGGCAATCAGCGGTAGGATGATGATCCAGAGATAATAGTCGCGCGCCGCGTCTAGGATCGCTTCTTCTGAAGTGAACAACTGAAGCAGCGGTGTTTCAAGGAATAGGAGCACAAGTGACCAGAACACGACTGAGTAGAATCCGAACGTCCGTGCCAAACGGACACTCGTCCGGTATGCTTCCTGATCTTGATGCCCTCTCGCCCGACCGACAAGAACGGTTGACGCATGACCGAGTCCACCAAACCAATAGGAGATCAGATACTGAATCTGCAGTAGGATCGCATTGGCTGCAAGGATATCTGGTCCGAATTGTCCTCCCGCTCGTGTAAACCAGCCGGTAACGAGTAACAGGAAAATCGTTCGAATGAATAAATCTCGATTGACACGAAAGAATTGACGGTAGGCGTGCCAATC contains:
- a CDS encoding TetR/AcrR family transcriptional regulator yields the protein MPKQVNHEERKRLIAEATWRTISNVGIEQASVRTIAKEAGLSLGALRYYFTTQEELLRFSMQLVQERVQERITTIFERGGTPEETLCNVLLEVLPYAPEHQLEMQVWFQFMMSAYASQSTENPDDIYHMCLVLLTRIPDGTFRADIDIELESERLAALVDGLAFHALFRPERLPKERLRHVLVHHLNALFVRPLAIDDK